A genome region from Verrucomicrobiaceae bacterium includes the following:
- a CDS encoding DUF475 domain-containing protein, with amino-acid sequence MNISSYDLLAAFAFPTSPELIEAIPIIISLIVIEGLLSVDNALAIAAMASHLPGKQKYQALKWGIVGAYLFRGLCLAFAALDHRESLAKICGAAYLVYLMSEHFTGGGDEDNDGKPDAPNQRGFIATIVAIEVMDLSLSVDNVVAAVAMSPKLWVVCLGVFIGILALRFVAGACIKLIEKFPILADTAFLLIGYVGFILCYELLSDPHSGFQLLPGPVHVSAGQKFIGIIIILAVSILYSKSGAMQKALSPLFKLAYGPMKLVAILVGLVLKIILLPFKLIIGLFKSKPAASTGEA; translated from the coding sequence ATGAACATCTCCTCCTACGATCTGCTCGCTGCCTTCGCGTTCCCCACATCTCCCGAGTTGATCGAAGCGATTCCAATTATCATCTCACTAATCGTTATTGAGGGTTTGCTGAGCGTTGACAATGCACTCGCCATCGCGGCGATGGCGAGCCATCTACCGGGCAAGCAAAAGTATCAGGCACTCAAGTGGGGCATCGTCGGTGCCTATTTGTTCAGAGGCCTATGTCTGGCTTTCGCAGCCCTGGATCATCGAGAATCCCTGGCTAAAATCTGCGGCGCTGCTTACTTGGTTTACCTGATGAGCGAGCATTTTACGGGTGGCGGCGACGAAGACAATGACGGCAAGCCCGACGCGCCCAATCAACGTGGTTTCATCGCCACTATCGTCGCCATTGAGGTAATGGATCTCAGTTTGAGCGTTGATAACGTCGTTGCCGCTGTGGCGATGAGTCCAAAGCTCTGGGTGGTCTGTCTCGGTGTCTTTATTGGCATCCTGGCACTCAGGTTCGTGGCCGGTGCCTGCATCAAGTTGATCGAAAAATTCCCCATTCTGGCGGACACCGCTTTCCTGCTGATCGGCTATGTCGGCTTTATCCTGTGCTATGAGCTACTGAGTGATCCGCACAGTGGTTTTCAACTTCTCCCCGGCCCAGTCCATGTAAGCGCGGGCCAAAAGTTCATCGGTATTATCATCATTTTGGCGGTTTCGATCCTCTATTCCAAGTCTGGAGCCATGCAGAAGGCGCTGAGTCCGCTTTTCAAGCTGGCCTATGGCCCGATGAAACTTGTCGCCATCCTCGTCGGGCTCGTGCTGAAGATCATCCTGCTGCCCTTTAAGCTCATCATCGGTCTGTTCAAGAGCAAGCCTGCTGCTTCTACCGGTGAAGCGTAA
- a CDS encoding LysR family transcriptional regulator, translating into MNEPHLNYHHLRLFWEVARAGSLRAAASRLHLSQPTISAQITALETSLGEQLFDRTGRGLKLTAQGRLVMECAAEIFSLGTEMVRSLHGQGSARNLRLNIGITDSLPKLVAWRLIRPAVKAFPNLQLSCAEGHAQELLGSLAAGRLDVVLSDEAAPSSMPVKAFNHLLGESPVVFCAVPALAKKLTKNFPASLKDAPVLLPASRTAWRHELDRWFDSHRIRPHIVAEFDDAALMKVAAADGLGLAPIATSVLEEAVGRYGLKPVGRPVLCRCSCYLIMLERAMRHPAVSVIAGESKLVMKP; encoded by the coding sequence ATGAACGAACCTCACCTCAATTACCACCACTTGCGCCTGTTTTGGGAAGTCGCCCGGGCTGGCAGCCTCCGCGCCGCCGCATCCCGCCTGCACCTGTCGCAGCCAACGATCAGTGCCCAGATCACGGCATTGGAAACCAGCCTGGGAGAGCAGCTCTTTGACCGCACGGGACGCGGATTGAAGCTCACGGCACAGGGACGGCTCGTGATGGAATGCGCGGCGGAGATTTTCTCCCTCGGCACGGAGATGGTGCGCTCGCTGCATGGCCAAGGTAGCGCCCGGAATCTGCGCCTGAACATCGGCATCACGGATTCGTTGCCGAAACTCGTCGCTTGGCGGCTCATTCGGCCTGCGGTGAAGGCGTTTCCGAATTTGCAGCTCTCCTGTGCGGAAGGTCATGCACAGGAGCTTCTCGGCTCGCTGGCGGCAGGCAGGTTGGATGTCGTTTTGTCAGATGAAGCCGCGCCTTCTTCGATGCCAGTGAAGGCCTTCAACCACCTGCTCGGTGAATCGCCCGTGGTTTTCTGCGCTGTGCCAGCGCTGGCCAAGAAGCTCACGAAAAACTTCCCCGCTTCACTCAAAGACGCCCCAGTGCTCCTTCCTGCCAGCCGCACGGCCTGGCGACATGAGCTGGATCGGTGGTTCGACTCCCACCGCATCCGTCCGCACATCGTGGCGGAGTTTGATGATGCCGCACTGATGAAAGTAGCGGCAGCGGATGGTTTGGGGCTGGCACCGATCGCCACATCAGTTTTAGAGGAGGCAGTGGGCCGCTACGGGCTGAAGCCAGTCGGTCGGCCTGTGCTTTGCAGATGTTCCTGCTACCTGATCATGCTGGAGCGAGCCATGCGGCACCCGGCCGTGTCGGTGATCGCAGGGGAGTCGAAACTGGTCATGAAGCCGTAG
- a CDS encoding ATP-binding cassette domain-containing protein encodes MPSLNASAPSIATLAQLAAITGSEFGHERARIAIQNAAKADADPLSQLISAAAEVYMKVTPVRQPLAEVLWHARQDLPVVIWSAKEKKWVVVTFAGWFRLRIADGDHPTHRLSISRSELVRMLGLQSVNEVVEAGVVHPERPAHAMSIHADPEHHDHVSPERRFFRLLKAERQDILTLLIFSVFSGILYLAAPLAVDSVVSNLAFGGQSRPYVQAIVVLALALFGALGLQAVVSGFQYYISDIIQRRIFVRTAADLAYRLPRVKAEALDEVHAPELVNRFLDVVTAQKSTALLLLDGVNLLFGSLIGMLLLALYHPLMLMFVVILLLLIALSMWLLGKGAVNTSIAESRVKYDVVNWFEEIATFPFAFKGPGGYQMASERANQLATDYLNKRSAHFRIVMRQIVALLLLSVTAAAILLILGGWLVVSQQITLGQLVASELIMGSIVTAMAKTGKKLEAWYDAMAAMDKLGHIFDLEIEREDGEQPTKREGGAEVRGCELSFGYHEPLFAKKTFTLPAGSRVAIVGPHGSGASSLLDILFGLRQPTEGHVSIDGLDLRSWYLEALRESVMLLRRDEIVDGSIIENLRLGRVDVGLDEIRQALERVGLLDVLLHRPEGLNLRLKVGGAPLSGNQRTRLLLARALVQRPRLLLIDELFDSLDDESFHLLQTAILDPSLTWTVILATRDHQVTQHCDQIIELAPCHLTDGSHPVNEKGEDR; translated from the coding sequence ATGCCTTCCCTAAACGCATCCGCTCCCAGCATCGCCACCCTGGCCCAGCTCGCTGCCATCACCGGCAGCGAGTTTGGCCATGAACGAGCAAGGATAGCCATTCAAAATGCTGCGAAAGCGGACGCGGATCCGCTCTCGCAGCTCATCTCGGCGGCGGCGGAGGTTTACATGAAGGTCACGCCCGTGCGGCAGCCGCTGGCGGAGGTTCTGTGGCATGCGCGGCAGGATCTGCCGGTGGTCATTTGGAGCGCGAAGGAGAAAAAATGGGTCGTGGTGACCTTCGCGGGCTGGTTTCGTCTGCGCATCGCGGATGGGGATCATCCGACGCATCGGCTCAGCATCTCGCGCAGTGAATTGGTGCGGATGCTGGGATTGCAGAGCGTGAATGAGGTCGTCGAGGCCGGTGTGGTGCATCCAGAGCGGCCTGCACATGCGATGAGCATCCACGCCGATCCCGAGCATCACGACCATGTCAGCCCCGAGCGGCGCTTTTTCCGGCTCTTGAAAGCGGAACGGCAGGACATCCTCACGCTGCTCATTTTCTCGGTTTTTTCCGGCATCCTGTACCTTGCTGCACCGCTCGCGGTGGACTCCGTGGTGAGCAATCTGGCCTTCGGCGGACAATCGCGACCGTATGTGCAGGCCATCGTGGTGCTCGCGCTGGCGTTGTTTGGTGCGCTGGGCCTGCAGGCGGTGGTGAGCGGCTTTCAATACTACATCTCAGACATCATCCAGCGCCGCATCTTTGTCCGTACGGCGGCAGACCTCGCGTATCGGCTACCACGCGTGAAAGCAGAGGCGCTGGATGAGGTGCATGCGCCAGAGCTGGTGAATCGCTTCCTAGATGTCGTCACCGCGCAGAAGAGCACAGCGCTGCTCCTGCTCGATGGAGTGAATCTCCTCTTTGGCAGCCTCATCGGCATGCTGTTGCTCGCCTTGTATCATCCGCTGATGCTCATGTTTGTCGTCATTCTGCTGCTGCTCATCGCATTGAGCATGTGGCTGCTTGGCAAAGGCGCTGTGAATACCAGCATCGCAGAATCCCGCGTGAAATACGATGTGGTGAACTGGTTTGAAGAGATCGCGACCTTCCCCTTCGCCTTCAAAGGGCCCGGTGGCTATCAAATGGCCAGTGAGCGTGCGAACCAGCTCGCCACTGACTACTTGAACAAGCGCTCCGCTCACTTCCGCATCGTCATGCGGCAGATCGTGGCGCTGCTGCTGCTCTCCGTCACGGCTGCGGCGATTTTGCTCATCCTCGGTGGCTGGCTCGTCGTCAGCCAGCAGATCACCCTGGGCCAGCTCGTCGCCTCAGAGCTCATCATGGGCAGCATCGTGACCGCGATGGCCAAGACCGGCAAAAAGCTCGAAGCCTGGTATGACGCCATGGCCGCGATGGACAAGCTGGGCCACATCTTTGACCTCGAAATCGAGCGCGAGGACGGTGAGCAACCCACCAAGCGCGAGGGCGGCGCGGAGGTGCGCGGCTGTGAGCTCTCCTTTGGCTACCATGAGCCCCTTTTCGCGAAAAAAACCTTCACCCTCCCCGCAGGCAGTCGCGTGGCCATCGTCGGCCCGCATGGCTCAGGGGCCAGTTCGCTGCTCGACATCCTCTTTGGCCTCCGCCAGCCCACCGAGGGCCATGTCAGCATCGACGGGCTCGATCTGCGCAGTTGGTATCTGGAGGCGCTGCGGGAGAGCGTCATGCTGCTGCGCCGCGATGAGATCGTGGATGGCTCCATCATCGAAAATCTCCGCCTCGGCCGCGTCGATGTCGGTCTGGATGAAATCCGCCAGGCGCTAGAGCGGGTGGGCTTGCTCGATGTGCTGCTGCATCGCCCCGAGGGGCTCAATCTCCGCCTGAAGGTCGGTGGCGCACCACTCAGCGGCAATCAACGCACCCGCCTCCTACTCGCCCGCGCTCTCGTGCAGCGTCCACGCCTTCTTTTGATCGATGAGCTCTTCGACAGCCTCGACGATGAGTCCTTCCACCTCCTCCAGACCGCCATCCTCGACCCATCTCTCACCTGGACTGTCATCCTCGCCACGCGTGATCACCAGGTCACACAGCACTGCGATCAGATCATCGAGCTGGCACCTTGTCATCTGACGGACGGAAGTCATCCCGTGAATGAGAAGGGAGAGGATAGATGA
- a CDS encoding biotin/lipoyl-binding protein, with protein sequence MTLATTPPLPALSLAGSAKFTRIFSRLLVLGFISIVIGILFLPWRQFVSGAGRVIAFNPLDRRINIEAQVSGRVKHLHVVEGQKVKKGELIIEIQDNDPNLLNNLKAQREAIESRRDFAHGRVESLTAQITQQELAKAQAIDGAQQRVAAAKIAAETSQLNYNRTKDLFEKKLESQRNFELATLSRDSTIAELKSAEAALKRTSNDFDASIASTHASKGTALSEVATAERDLSAIDIQINQNLRQVVESPRDGIVLNVAATDGTYLRPGSLICVIIPETDSRFVEIMVDGNDMPLIHPRKDGLPGSPVRIAFEGWPAVQMIGWPQLAIGTFGGEVVFVDATDDGTGKFRVVLGPNDDIVDRGDGRGPVTVGWPDKDRWLRQGARANAWIMLNEVPLWFELWRQINGFPPVVSDKDGKLDPTKK encoded by the coding sequence ATGACACTCGCCACCACCCCACCGCTCCCCGCCCTCTCGCTCGCTGGCAGCGCCAAGTTCACGCGCATCTTCAGCCGCCTGCTGGTGCTGGGATTCATCTCAATCGTCATCGGCATCCTGTTTTTACCATGGCGGCAGTTCGTATCCGGCGCGGGGCGAGTCATCGCCTTCAATCCGCTCGATCGGCGCATCAATATCGAAGCGCAGGTCTCCGGACGGGTGAAGCACCTCCACGTCGTCGAAGGCCAGAAAGTGAAAAAAGGCGAGCTCATCATCGAGATCCAAGACAACGACCCAAATCTCCTCAACAACCTCAAAGCACAGCGCGAGGCCATCGAAAGCCGCCGCGACTTTGCGCATGGCCGCGTCGAGTCGCTCACCGCGCAGATCACCCAGCAGGAACTCGCCAAGGCCCAGGCTATCGACGGTGCACAGCAGCGTGTCGCCGCAGCGAAGATCGCCGCAGAGACCTCGCAGTTGAATTACAACCGCACAAAAGACCTCTTTGAGAAGAAACTCGAATCGCAGCGGAATTTCGAGCTTGCCACGCTCTCTCGCGACTCCACCATCGCCGAGCTGAAGTCCGCCGAGGCCGCTCTGAAGCGCACCAGCAACGATTTCGATGCCAGCATCGCCTCCACGCATGCCTCAAAAGGCACCGCCTTGAGCGAGGTAGCCACCGCCGAGCGCGATCTCTCCGCCATCGACATCCAGATCAATCAAAACCTCCGCCAAGTCGTCGAATCGCCGCGCGATGGCATCGTGCTAAACGTCGCCGCCACAGATGGCACCTACCTGCGACCCGGCTCGCTCATCTGCGTCATCATACCAGAAACCGACAGCCGTTTTGTCGAGATCATGGTCGATGGCAATGACATGCCACTCATCCATCCACGCAAAGATGGCCTGCCAGGCAGTCCCGTGCGCATCGCCTTTGAAGGCTGGCCCGCCGTGCAGATGATCGGCTGGCCGCAGCTCGCCATCGGCACCTTTGGCGGAGAAGTCGTCTTCGTCGATGCCACCGATGATGGCACTGGGAAATTCCGCGTCGTCCTCGGCCCCAATGACGACATCGTCGATCGCGGAGATGGCAGAGGCCCCGTCACTGTCGGCTGGCCCGACAAAGACCGCTGGCTGCGCCAAGGAGCCCGCGCCAATGCGTGGATCATGCTCAACGAAGTACCTCTCTGGTTTGAACTCTGGCGTCAAATCAACGGCTTCCCACCTGTCGTCAGTGACAAAGACGGCAAACTCGACCCCACGAAGAAATGA
- a CDS encoding TolC family protein, with protein MKSVPGSQFSVLSCRFAAWIVIFQFSVFSSQFSILRAAEKPKALLLPEVLASVQTQYPPYLAALIEQDIANGRVRQAMGAFDLNLNAGGTMNLAGYYDGQTGYAMVEQPLPFWGGSVYGGYRLSSGFLPNYNKDRTGVDGEGVLGFRIPLLRDGTIDRRRASLWQAQIDQELADPIILRQYLDFIRAATISYYNWLAAGQRLALTEELFRIAKDRDSAIAEQVKKGASAPIVQIDNQRLVVSREIATVQALRRFQATAIELSLFFRTREKAEPIIAKRDRIPTAFPPHPPLDDSRLTADIAKAAVFRPEIRRIELLVQKIEIDRNLAKNNMLPNLDVGVEAGQIFGGNRPKDMEQNEIEAKIEFKLPLQRRDAKGRIDVANATIERLHNDKRFARDRIVADVRDSYSAVSAAYDALKMTRKNVELARQLEKAENERLKQGATDLLALQIREQATFDSQVLEVEAQAEYFRAQANYRAAIAADAPSKLTR; from the coding sequence ATGAAATCAGTTCCCGGTTCTCAGTTCTCGGTTCTCAGTTGCCGCTTCGCGGCCTGGATCGTCATTTTCCAATTTTCAGTTTTCAGTTCTCAGTTTTCAATCCTTAGGGCTGCCGAAAAGCCCAAAGCCCTCCTCCTGCCGGAAGTCCTCGCTTCCGTCCAAACTCAATACCCGCCTTACCTCGCCGCCTTGATCGAGCAGGACATCGCCAATGGCCGTGTGCGGCAGGCGATGGGCGCTTTTGACCTCAATCTCAATGCCGGCGGCACCATGAACCTCGCCGGATACTACGATGGCCAAACCGGCTACGCCATGGTCGAGCAGCCGCTGCCCTTCTGGGGCGGCAGCGTGTATGGCGGCTACCGCTTGAGCAGCGGCTTCCTCCCGAACTACAACAAAGACCGCACCGGAGTCGATGGCGAAGGCGTCCTCGGCTTTCGCATCCCGCTGCTGCGTGACGGCACCATCGACCGACGCCGCGCCTCCCTGTGGCAGGCCCAGATCGACCAAGAACTCGCAGATCCCATCATCCTGCGCCAATACCTCGACTTCATCCGCGCGGCCACCATCAGCTACTACAACTGGCTCGCCGCCGGTCAGCGCCTCGCCTTGACCGAGGAGCTCTTTCGCATCGCCAAAGACCGCGACAGCGCCATCGCCGAGCAGGTGAAAAAAGGAGCCAGCGCCCCCATCGTCCAGATCGACAACCAGCGCCTCGTCGTCAGCCGTGAAATCGCCACCGTGCAGGCCCTGCGGCGCTTTCAGGCCACCGCCATCGAGCTCTCGCTCTTTTTCCGCACCCGCGAAAAAGCCGAGCCCATCATCGCCAAGCGAGACCGCATCCCCACCGCCTTCCCGCCGCATCCACCGCTCGATGACAGCCGCCTCACTGCCGACATCGCCAAAGCGGCCGTCTTCCGCCCCGAAATCCGCCGCATCGAGCTCCTCGTACAAAAAATCGAAATCGACCGCAACCTCGCCAAGAACAACATGCTCCCCAATCTCGATGTCGGCGTCGAGGCTGGACAGATCTTCGGTGGCAACCGCCCCAAGGACATGGAGCAAAATGAAATCGAAGCCAAGATCGAGTTCAAACTCCCTCTCCAACGCCGTGATGCCAAAGGCCGCATCGACGTCGCCAACGCCACCATCGAGCGACTACACAACGACAAGCGATTCGCTCGTGATCGCATCGTCGCCGACGTGCGTGACAGCTACAGCGCCGTCAGCGCCGCTTACGACGCACTCAAAATGACTCGCAAAAATGTCGAGCTCGCTCGCCAGCTCGAAAAAGCCGAAAACGAGCGCCTGAAGCAAGGTGCCACCGATTTGCTCGCCCTCCAAATCCGCGAACAAGCCACCTTCGATTCCCAAGTCCTCGAAGTCGAAGCCCAAGCCGAATATTTCCGTGCCCAGGCAAATTACCGCGCCGCCATCGCAGCGGATGCGCCGAGTAAATTGACGCGGTAA
- a CDS encoding bifunctional SulP family inorganic anion transporter/carbonic anhydrase, with protein MPHNQAPLSYTLPKDITASIAVSLVALPLCLGIALASNAPLFSGLISGIVGGIAVGILSGSHKSVSGPAAGLTAIVAAQIAALGNFEAFLAAVAMAGVMQILMGTFRLGFIAAFFPMSVIKGLLAAIGLILILKQILATLSDILPGAAMIGIVSVLLLLLWDKVKVLKKLPVPSALIVVLVGVGINLMLRKMGHAWEVRASHLVQVPVAADFRAFVGFLQFPDWGHFSNPLVFKAAITVALVATLETLLNLEAVDKIDPDQRQSPPNRELVAQGVGNLIAGLIGGLPMTSVIVRSSVNINANGKTKLSAILHGVLLIGCVVTVPHWLNEIPLAALAAILIVTGFKLASPKLFKQMWDEGRQQFLPFAITIAAIVLTDLLTGVLIGLGMSILFILHSNLRRPLRRIVEKHASGDVLRIELANQVSFLNRASIEKTLHEVPRGGRVLIDARNTHYIDPDIRDLITDFRDKTSQAHGVEVGFLGLKEHNIREDHVQFVDYSSREVQSGLTPSSVLEILRAGNKRFLTGQQIERDYTRQITATASGQFPMAAVLGCIDSRAPAEVVFDLGLGDIFSARVAGNIATSELLGSLEYACAVVGSKLVVVLGHTSCGAVNAAVDLLTAAKKASEATPCANLDGLVTEIQQAINPATLKKPDQWAPGEKAAYTNEIARLNVIQTIRTIRQRSSTLNKLVLEGKIAIVGALYDVSTGEVGFFQTAESSAVELPVPIVALV; from the coding sequence ATGCCCCATAACCAAGCACCTCTCTCCTACACGCTCCCAAAGGACATCACCGCGAGCATCGCGGTGTCTCTCGTGGCGCTGCCGCTGTGTCTCGGTATTGCGCTGGCTTCGAATGCGCCGCTGTTCTCTGGGCTGATCTCGGGGATCGTCGGCGGGATCGCGGTGGGCATCCTCAGTGGCTCGCACAAGAGCGTGAGTGGGCCTGCGGCGGGGCTCACGGCTATCGTGGCTGCACAAATCGCTGCATTAGGCAATTTTGAGGCGTTTTTGGCGGCAGTGGCGATGGCTGGGGTGATGCAGATTTTGATGGGCACTTTCCGTTTGGGCTTCATCGCGGCGTTTTTTCCGATGAGTGTGATCAAAGGGCTGCTGGCGGCTATCGGCCTGATTTTGATCCTCAAGCAGATCCTGGCGACGCTTTCGGACATCCTGCCCGGTGCGGCGATGATCGGTATCGTGTCGGTATTGCTGCTCTTGCTATGGGATAAGGTGAAGGTGCTCAAAAAACTGCCAGTGCCCTCTGCGCTGATCGTGGTGCTGGTGGGTGTGGGGATCAATCTGATGCTGCGTAAGATGGGCCATGCGTGGGAGGTGAGGGCCTCCCACCTCGTGCAGGTGCCGGTGGCGGCGGATTTTAGGGCCTTCGTCGGTTTTTTGCAGTTCCCGGACTGGGGGCATTTTAGCAATCCGCTCGTCTTCAAAGCCGCCATCACGGTGGCGCTGGTAGCCACGCTGGAGACCCTGCTGAATCTGGAGGCTGTGGATAAGATCGACCCGGATCAGCGCCAGTCTCCGCCGAACCGGGAGCTCGTGGCTCAAGGCGTGGGGAATCTGATCGCAGGACTCATCGGCGGGCTGCCGATGACGAGCGTGATCGTGCGCTCCTCGGTGAACATCAATGCGAATGGCAAGACGAAGCTCAGTGCGATTCTACACGGTGTCCTGCTCATCGGATGCGTCGTCACGGTGCCGCACTGGCTCAATGAGATCCCACTGGCTGCGCTGGCGGCCATTTTGATCGTCACAGGCTTCAAGCTGGCGAGCCCGAAGCTCTTTAAGCAGATGTGGGATGAGGGGAGGCAGCAGTTCTTGCCCTTTGCCATCACCATCGCAGCCATCGTGCTCACGGATCTACTCACGGGGGTGCTCATCGGCCTAGGTATGAGCATCCTTTTCATCCTGCATAGCAACCTGCGCCGTCCACTGCGCCGAATCGTGGAAAAGCATGCTTCGGGTGATGTGCTGCGCATCGAGCTGGCGAATCAAGTGAGCTTCCTGAACCGGGCATCGATCGAAAAAACGCTGCATGAGGTGCCCCGTGGTGGTCGCGTGCTCATCGACGCACGAAACACTCACTACATCGACCCAGACATCCGTGACCTCATCACCGACTTCCGTGACAAGACCTCTCAGGCGCACGGCGTGGAAGTGGGCTTCCTCGGACTGAAGGAGCACAACATCCGGGAGGATCATGTGCAGTTTGTCGATTACTCTAGCCGTGAGGTGCAGAGCGGCCTCACGCCTAGCTCTGTGCTGGAAATCCTCCGCGCTGGAAATAAGCGCTTCCTCACTGGCCAGCAGATCGAGCGTGATTACACCCGGCAGATCACTGCCACAGCGAGTGGACAGTTTCCTATGGCGGCGGTGCTGGGTTGCATCGACTCGCGTGCGCCAGCAGAGGTCGTCTTTGACCTCGGGCTGGGGGATATTTTCAGTGCACGCGTGGCTGGGAACATCGCGACGAGCGAGCTGCTGGGCAGTTTGGAATACGCGTGCGCTGTCGTCGGCTCGAAGCTGGTGGTGGTGCTCGGCCACACGAGCTGCGGCGCAGTGAATGCGGCGGTGGATCTGCTCACGGCGGCAAAGAAAGCCAGCGAAGCCACGCCATGCGCCAATCTCGACGGCCTGGTCACTGAAATCCAGCAGGCCATCAATCCTGCGACGCTGAAGAAGCCCGATCAATGGGCCCCAGGCGAAAAAGCAGCCTACACGAACGAGATCGCCCGCCTGAATGTGATCCAGACCATCCGCACCATCCGCCAGCGTAGCAGCACGCTGAATAAGCTCGTGCTCGAAGGCAAGATCGCCATCGTCGGTGCACTCTATGATGTGAGCACTGGCGAGGTGGGCTTTTTCCAGACGGCGGAATCCAGCGCCGTCGAGCTACCGGTGCCTATAGTGGCGCTCGTGTGA
- the hisF gene encoding imidazole glycerol phosphate synthase subunit HisF, which yields MLTKRIIPCLDVKEGRVVKGTKFLQLRDAGDPVECAQVYNAQGADELVFLDITASHEERKTMVDVVARTAASCFMPLTVGGGIRTVADMREMLLAGADKVGINTAAVKTPQVIDEAAEAFGCQCLVVAIDAKRNERGSWTVYTHGGRNPTELDAVEWAAEVCRRGAGEILLTSMDADGTKNGYDIALTRAVSEAVTIPVIASGGAGKVDHMVDVLRDGKADAVLAASIFHFGEYTVGDVKRFLGEHGVPVRL from the coding sequence ATGCTCACCAAACGCATCATCCCCTGTCTCGACGTCAAGGAAGGCCGTGTCGTCAAAGGCACGAAATTCCTGCAACTGCGTGACGCAGGTGATCCCGTGGAGTGCGCCCAGGTCTATAATGCCCAGGGTGCGGACGAGCTCGTCTTCCTCGACATCACCGCGAGCCATGAGGAGCGCAAAACGATGGTCGATGTCGTCGCACGCACCGCCGCGAGCTGCTTCATGCCTTTGACCGTCGGCGGCGGCATCCGCACCGTGGCCGACATGCGCGAGATGCTCCTCGCTGGCGCGGACAAGGTCGGCATCAACACCGCTGCGGTAAAGACTCCGCAGGTCATCGACGAGGCGGCGGAGGCCTTTGGTTGCCAGTGCCTCGTCGTCGCCATCGACGCGAAGCGCAACGAACGCGGCTCCTGGACCGTGTACACCCACGGTGGGCGGAATCCGACGGAGCTCGACGCCGTCGAGTGGGCCGCAGAGGTCTGCCGCCGCGGTGCCGGTGAGATTTTGCTCACCAGCATGGACGCAGATGGCACGAAAAACGGCTACGACATCGCCCTCACCCGTGCGGTGAGTGAGGCGGTGACCATCCCCGTCATCGCCAGCGGCGGCGCAGGCAAGGTCGATCACATGGTCGATGTGCTCCGTGATGGCAAAGCAGATGCCGTGCTCGCAGCGAGCATCTTCCACTTTGGCGAATACACCGTGGGCGATGTGAAGCGCTTCCTCGGTGAACATGGCGTCCCCGTGCGGCTGTGA
- the tal gene encoding transaldolase has translation MMTQLDQLKKHTVVVADTGDFEAMKAYKPQDATTNPSLILQAASKPEYKAIFDKAVADGKSGGVDAVMDQLVVAFGLEILKIVPGRVSTEVDARLSFDTQANITKARQIIGQYEKAGIPRERILIKIASTWEGIKAAEVLQKEGINCNLTLLFSLAQAVACAEGGIKLISPFVGRILDWYKKSTGKDFVGAEDPGVQSVTQIYNYYKHFGYKTEVMGASFRNKGEITELCGCDLLTISPGLLGELQNATETIEPKLNAANAASLKIERIGSDEKTFRWLFNEDAMATEKTAEGIRNFAKDIVKLEAMVKAAIG, from the coding sequence ATCATGACCCAGCTCGATCAGCTCAAGAAACACACCGTCGTCGTCGCCGACACAGGCGACTTCGAGGCGATGAAGGCCTACAAACCCCAGGACGCGACCACCAATCCCTCCCTCATCCTCCAGGCTGCCTCGAAGCCGGAGTACAAGGCCATTTTCGACAAAGCGGTCGCGGACGGCAAGTCTGGCGGCGTCGATGCGGTGATGGATCAGCTCGTGGTCGCCTTTGGCCTGGAAATCCTCAAGATCGTCCCCGGCCGTGTCTCCACCGAGGTGGATGCACGCCTCTCCTTTGATACCCAGGCAAACATCACCAAGGCCCGCCAGATCATCGGACAATATGAGAAAGCAGGCATTCCGCGTGAGCGCATCCTCATCAAGATCGCCTCCACCTGGGAAGGCATCAAAGCCGCCGAAGTGCTGCAAAAAGAAGGCATCAACTGCAACCTCACCCTGCTTTTCAGCCTTGCCCAGGCCGTCGCCTGCGCAGAGGGCGGCATCAAGCTTATCAGCCCCTTCGTCGGTCGTATCCTTGATTGGTACAAAAAGAGCACCGGCAAAGACTTCGTGGGAGCCGAAGACCCAGGCGTGCAGTCCGTCACGCAAATCTACAACTACTACAAGCACTTCGGCTACAAGACCGAGGTCATGGGCGCTAGCTTCCGCAACAAAGGTGAAATCACCGAGCTCTGTGGCTGCGACCTGCTCACCATCAGCCCAGGCCTGCTCGGCGAGCTACAAAACGCTACCGAAACCATCGAGCCCAAGCTCAATGCCGCCAACGCCGCATCGCTAAAGATCGAGCGCATCGGCAGCGATGAAAAAACCTTCCGCTGGCTCTTCAACGAAGACGCCATGGCCACTGAAAAAACCGCCGAAGGCATCCGCAACTTCGCCAAAGACATCGTGAAACTCGAAGCGATGGTGAAGGCAGCGATCGGCTGA